From the Oryza glaberrima chromosome 5, OglaRS2, whole genome shotgun sequence genome, one window contains:
- the LOC127773733 gene encoding uncharacterized protein LOC127773733, which yields MASAVERREHSRRSGRSRSRSPARDRGSPPRRRERSPAARSRSPRRRSPVKSTSSHRERSPVRRNGSPRRSPVRSIGRSPQRDRVKEQVRSPKQSRSRSPSPARKRESWSPSPQSKRLRRAQIEREGADATEGDRRKTTRERDEGKDVSRDRKAEREEGSFKDRKLDRDDDRDHSRDRRSDRSGASRETWSSRDDEGRDSRGRRSDGDDRKGICREQRADHDDRKDSARERRADWDESNGESGRSAGAGAGAATGEPPYPERPRQVREVGGATGRRAAAAAGVVSSVGAGGEDAVEHGVEEKGERMTCGPTWAPPFL from the coding sequence ATGGCTTCGGCGGTGGAGCGGAGGGAGCATTCCCGGAGGTCGGGGCGCTCGAggtcgcgctcgccggcgagggaccggggctcgccgccgcgcaggaGGGAGAGGTCGCCGGCTGCGAGGAGTCGGTCGCCTAGGAGGAGGTCTCCTGTTAAGTCTACTAGCTCACATAGGGAGAGGTCGCCTGTTCGGAGGAATGGCTCACCTAGGAGGTCTCCTGTTAGGAGTATTGGGAGGTCGCCACAAAGAGATAGGGTGAAGGAGCAGGTCAGGTCACCGAAACAGTCACGGTCACGGTCTCCGTCACCTGCCAGGAAACGGGAGTCTTGGTCGCCATCGCCGCAGAGCAAACGGCTGAGAAGGGCTCAGATTGAGCGGGAAGGTGCAGATGCTACTGAGGGTGACCGCCGGAAGACCACCAGGGAGCGTGATGAGGGAAAGGATGTGTCAAGGGATAGAAAGGCTGAGAGGGAGGAGGGCTCTTTTAAGGACAGGAAACTGGATCGCGATGATGATAGGGATCACTCAAGAGATAGAAGGTCTGATCGGTCGGGTGCTTCAAGGGAGACATGGTCAAGCCGAGATGATGAAGGGCGTGATTCAAGGGGTAGAAGGTCTGATGGGGATGATCGAAAAGGCATTTGCAGGGAGCAAAGGGCGGATCATGATGATAGAAAGGATTCTGcaagagagagaagggcagaCTGGGATGAGAGCAATGGTGAATCAGGGAGAtcagcgggagcgggagcgggagcggcaaCAGGGGAACCGCCTTACCCCGAGCGGCCACGGCAAGTCAGGGAGGTGGGCGGCGCCACCGGTCgccgggctgcggcggcggctggggtcGTGTCGTCggtgggcgcgggcggcgaggatGCGGTGGAACATGGGGTGGAGGAAAAGGGggagagaatgacatgtgggcccacgtgggccccaccttttttataa